The following are from one region of the Salvia hispanica cultivar TCC Black 2014 chromosome 1, UniMelb_Shisp_WGS_1.0, whole genome shotgun sequence genome:
- the LOC125202082 gene encoding uncharacterized protein LOC125202082, producing MTMLGLGWFRKRKNLGLQYTKDKPREHSRCDLCFNDFHFPCRTNCGHWLCGTCVLRFWRLIDDFRKFKCPKVMCESQVYNLVPHSPVMVQPGKEVAEVLGQILLFNRAHKKEVNLLQCIKGTLYYLIFENMPLSYLLIQTAYAIYDFRFWLTEGTEFRLVQMLRCALCALFIWFNIWMNRRLRR from the exons atgaCGATGCTGGGCCTGGGTTGGTTCAGAAAACGCAAGAATTTGGGCTTACAATATACCAAGGATAAGCCGCGGGAACATTCGCGCTGCGACCTCTGCTTTAATGACTTCCACTTTCCTTGCCGGACTAACTGTGGCCATTGGCTTTGCG GTACCTGCGTTCTTCGATTTTGGAGACTCATCGATGATTTCCGAAAGTTCAAGTGTCCTAAGGTTATGTGTGAATCCCAGGTATATAATCTTGTTCCACATTCACCTGTAATGGTTCAGCCAGGAAAAGAAGTTGCTGAGGTCCTCGGACAGATCCTGCTATTTAATCGTGCACATAAG AAAGAGGTGAATCTGCTCCAGTGCATTAAAGGAACCTTGTACTACttgatatttgaaaatatgcCGTTATCTTAT CTGCTGATCCAAACTGCCTACGCAATATATGACTTCCGTTTTTGGCTGACTG AAGGGACTGAATTCCGACTAGTTCAAATGCTGAGATGTGCCCTGtgtgcactttttatttggtttAATATTTGGATGAATAGGCGGCTAAGGAGATAG
- the LOC125192968 gene encoding transcription repressor OFP7-like codes for MAKHFKLRICRAIATTLQSCLSKHPSDLPTDPVPSLSHSSDVPQPHAANNHSPQFNWQKEEKWHVVAEIPAPPPPEKIRRRSKKKKRYVPSRLRLSTSSADSGWFSTEEIETLVSSSPLSSSPIGESHRIPRRRSRRSSRSSNRAAAEGNSPPPAPARLSMLKKLIPCTVEGKVKESFAIVKKSEDPLGDFRRSMMDMIVEKQMYEKKDLEQLLQCFLSLNSRSYHGVIVEAFSEIWAEMFAPPPMGNYRRRRRVSRVIYIYI; via the coding sequence ATGGCGAAGCATTTCAAGCTCAGAATTTGCAGAGCCATCGCCACCACTCTGCAATCCTGCCTCTCCAAACATCCTTCCGATCTCCCAACAGATCCCGTCCCTTCACTCTCACACTCCTCCGATGTCCCCCAACCTCACGCTGCCAATAACCACTCGCCGCAATTCAATtggcaaaaagaagaaaaatggcaCGTCGTCGCTGAAATCCCCGCGCCGCCACCGCCGGAGAAGATCCGCCGCCgctcgaagaagaagaaacgaTACGTCCCCAGCCGCCTCCGCCTCAGCACTTCCTCCGCCGACAGCGGCTGGTTCAGCACCGAGGAAATCGAAACCCTAGTTTCCTCATCTCCGCTATCCTCCTCCCCAATCGGAGAATCGCATAGAATTCCCCGCCGCCGGAGCAGGAGATCATCTCGATCGTCGAATcgagcggcggcggaggggaaTTCGCCtccgccggcgccggcgcGGCTGTCGATGCTGAAGAAGCTGATTCCGTGCACGGTGGAGGGGAAGGTGAAGGAGAGCTTCGCGATCGTGAAGAAATCGGAGGATCCGCTGGGGGATTTCAGGAGGTCGATGATGGATATGATCGTGGAGAAGCAGATGTATGAGAAGAAGGATTTGGAGCAGCTGCTGCAGTGCTTCCTGTCCTTGAATTCGAGGAGTTACCATGGGGTTATCGTCGAGGCTTTCTCGGAGATTTGGGCGGAGATGTTTGCGCCGCCTCCGATGGGGAATTACCGGCGCCGGCGGCGGGTGTCGCgagtgatatatatatatatatag
- the LOC125201684 gene encoding uncharacterized protein LOC125201684, whose product MLSWFRKGKNLGGGGYRKDRPPEDDCCPICFDDFHVPCRTNCDHWFCGSCLVRFSKFMANFQLCKCPMCQSWIYNLVPYTPVMIQPGREEVGEILGEIEQYNRENELRREAGELLGGMKQYDRQRKVGVSFFTKYGDLIDRMEVVMDTIISTIRFITLLMPIVYTIYDLRLWPNEGIEFRLVYMVRCALSLLTIWMNRRWLRDRLPEWNGDR is encoded by the exons ATGCTGAGTTGGTTCAGAAAGGGCAAGAATTTGGGCGGAGGAGGATACAGGAAGGATAGGCCGCCGGAAGATGACTGCTGCCCAATTTGCTTCGATGACTTCCACGTTCCATGCCGCACTAACTGCGACCATTGGTTTTGCG GCAGCTGCCTTGTTCGATTTTCGAAGTTCATGGCAAATTTCCAACTGTGCAAGTGCCCTATGTGTCAATCCTGGATATATAATCTTGTTCCCTATACGCCTGTAATGATTCAGCCAGGAAGAGAAGAGGTTGGTGAAATCCTCGGGGAGATCGAGCAATATAATCGTGAAAACGAG CTGAGAAGAGAAGCTGGTGAGTTACTCGGAGGGATGAAGCAATATGATCGCCAACGCAAGGTTGGGGTTAGCTTCTTCACG AAATATGGAGATCTGATTGATCGCATGGAAGTAGTGATGGATACTATAATTAGCACAATACGGTTTATTACT CTGCTGATGCCCATTGTCTACACAATATATGACCTCCGTTTGTGGCCAAATG AAGGGATTGAATTCCGACTAGTTTACATGGTGAGATGTGCTCTGTCTCTACTTACTATTTGGATGAATAGGCGATGGTTGCGGGATCGCTTGCCTGAATGGAATGGAGATCGATAA